The Micromonospora violae DNA segment TCGTAGCGGACGTCGAGGCCGTAGTGCGAGACGTCGTAGCCGCCGTTACCGTGCCCCGGCACGTACGGGTCGCCGACGTCGGCCGCACCGGGCCGGAAGCCGTCGCGGTCGTCACCCGTACAACCGGCGGCGACCAGCCCGAGCACGCCGGCCAGCGTGGCGGCGACGCGGAGTCTCCGTCCGGTCAGGACCATGCGTACCCCTCCTGCGGCAATGCGGCCGGTGGCGGCCGTCCGGTCAGGACGAGCGTAGTCAGCATCGCCGGCCATGCGGTGAGTATCAGTAACTCGGTCCGGCCCCGGCTGAACGCGACGAAGGCCGGCCCCGCAGCAGCGCGGGGCCGGCCTTCCGGCGTCTGACGGGTCGGTCAGCGGTCCAGGACCAGACCGACCTTCTGGAACTCCTTCAGGTCGCGGTAACCGCACTTGGCCATCGCCCGGCGCAGCCCACCGAACAGGTTGAGCTGACCGTCGGCCTCGTCCGCCGGCCCGAAGAGCAGCTGCTCCATCGACCCGAGCGGCTCACCCGAGACCTCGAAGGCACCCCGGGGCAACGACGGGTGGCTCGCCGCCGAGTGCCACCAGGCACCACCGGCGGGGGCCTCATCGCAGAGCGACAGCGGCTCACCGAGCATCACCGCGTCCGCGCCACAGCCGAGCGCCTTGGCGATGTCGCCCGAGGTCTGGATGTCACCGTCGGCGATCAGGTGCACGTACCGGCCGCCGGTCTCGTCCAGGTAGTCACGGCGGGCCGCCGCGGCGTCAGCGATCGCCGTGGCCATCGGCACCCGGATGCCCAGCACCGACTCGGTGGTCGACCACTCGTCGCCACCGATGCCCACGATCACGCCGGCCGCGCCGGTACGCATCAGGTGCAGCGCCGTCTTGTAGTCCGTGCAACCACCGACGATCACCGGCAGGTCCAGGTCGGCGATGAACTCCTTGAGGTTCAACGGCTCGTCGGTGGTCGACACGTGCTCGGCCGAGACGATGGTGCCCTGGATGACCAGGATGTCCACCCCGGCGTCCAGGATCACCGGTGCCAGCGCGAGGGTGTGCTGCGGGGAGACCCGCACCGCCACCGTGCCACCGCCGGCGCGCAGCTCGCGGACCCGCTCCGCGATCAGATCCGGGCGGATCGGCTCGGCGTACACCTCTTGGAGCCGCTTGGTCGCGCGGGCGTCCTCGTCGAGGCCGGCCAGCTCGTCCAGCACCTTCGTCGGGTTCTCGTAGCGGGTCCACAGCCCCTCGACGTTGAGCACGCCGAGGCCGCCGAGCTGACCGAGACGCACCGCCGACGACGGGCTCATGGTGGCGTCGGAGGGGTGGCCGACGCACGGAATGCCGAACGGGTACGCGTCGAGCTGCCACGACGTCGAGACGTCATCGACGTCCCGGGTGCGGCGGCTCGGCACGATGGCGATGTCGTCCAGGTGGTAGCCGCGCTGCGCGGTCTTGCCCAGCCCGATCTCGACCACGTCACGCATGGGGGACTCCAGGTGGTTGGGGGTGGTGGGTCAGCGGGTGTGGTAGTTGGGCGCCTCGACGGTCATCTGGATGTCGTGCGGGTGGCTCTCCTTCAGGCCAGCCGCGGTGATCCGGATGAGCTGGCCCCGGCGGTGCAGATCGGGGATGTTCTCCGCACCGGCGTACCCCATGGCCAGACGCAGACCGCCGACCAACTGGTGGGCCACCCGGGAGAGCGGCCCCCGGTACGGCACCTGACCCTCCACGCCCTCGGGGACCAGCTTGTCGTCGCTGAGCACGTCCTGCTGGAAGTAGCGGTCCTTGCTGTACGACTTGGCCTGGCCCCGGGACTGCATCGCGCCGAGCGACCCCATCCCGCGGTACGTCTTGAACTGCTTGCCGTTCACGAAGATCAGCTCGCCGGGGCTCTCCTCGCAGCCGGCCAGCAGGCTGCCGAGCATCACCGTGTCGGCGCCGGCCACCAGGGCCTTGGCGATGTCGCCGGAATACTGGATGCCGCCGTCGCCGATCACCGGCACGCCGGCCGGGCGGGCGGCCCGGGCCGCCTCCATGATCGCGGTCACCTGCGGCACGCCGACCCCGGCGACGATCCGGGTGGTGCAGATCGCGCCCGGCCCCACACCCACCTTGACGCCGTCGGCACCCGCGTCGACAAGCGCCTTCGCGCCGGCGTACGTGGCCACGTTGCCGCCCATGATGTCGACAGTGACGTCGGCCTTGAGCCGGCGGACCATGTCCAGCACAGCCCGCTGGTGACCGTGCGCGGTGTCCACGATCAGCACGTCGACGCCGGCGTCGACCAGGGCACGGGCCCGCTTGTAGGCGTCCTCGCCCACGCCGATGGCAGCGGCGACCCGCAGGCGACCGGCGTCGTCCTTGCTGGCGTCCGGGTACTGCTCGCTCTTGGTGAAGTCCTTGACGGTGATCAGACCGCGCAGCCGACCCGAGTCGTCGACGATCGGCAGCTTCTCGACCTTGTGCTGACGCAGCAGCGCCAGGGCGTCGTCCTTGCTCACCCCGACCGGTGCGGTGATCAACGGGGTGCGGGTCATGATCTCGCGGACCGGAGTGCTCGGCTCGGAGACGAAGCGCATGTCCCGGTTGGTGACGATGCCGACCAACTGGCCGTCGCCGTCCACCACCGGAACACCGGAGATGCGGTAACGCCCGCACAGCTCGTCGACCTCACGCAGGGTGTCGTTCGGGCTGGCGGTCACCGGGTTGGTGATCATGCCGGACTCGGAGCGCTTGACCAGGTCGACCTGGAGCGCCTGATCCTCCAGAGAGAGGTTGCGGTGCAACACGCCGATGCCACCCTGACGGGCCATGGCGATCGCCATCCGGGCCTCGGTCACCGTGTCCATCGCGCTGGACAGCAGCGGAATGGACAACTCGATGTTGCGGGTGAGCTTCGTCCGGGTGTTGACCCGGCTGGGAACCACGTCCGACTCGCCCGGCTGAAGCAACACGTCATCGAAGGTGAGACCGAGCGGAACCACCCGGGCGGAGCCAGCCGGCAACTCGGGCAGGTGGCCGCCCAGGTCGGCGTGCTCGACGCCGGCCGGAAGATCGGTGCTGGGCGAAATTTCCACGATTGCTCCCCTGAGCTGCTCGGATGGGCTTCAGCGAGGTGGCGCGCGCGGGCACCGGAGCGCGCCACGGTGCTAGCACGTCGCCTCATCGTACCCAGTGAGCTGGGCGACCTGTCCGTGGCAGGCCGGCCGGCACGGAGGCCGGGGGGCGGACGTTCGCGCCGCGTTGGGTCTACGGTGAGGGGGTGCACGACGAGCCCATCGACCCGTTCAACGGCGACCCGGCCGATCCGACCGCGGGTCTGGACGACCCGGGCGATGACCCGACGCCGGATCCGCTGACCGACGTCGAGCGGCAGGATGTGCTGGAAGACCTCGCCGACCTGGAGATCTACCAGGCTCTACTGGCCCCCATCGGGGTCCGCGGGCTGGTGATCGAATGCGAGGACTGTCGGGAGCCGCACTACTTCGACTGGGACCTGCTCCGCGGCAACCTGCGCCACCTGCTCAACTCCGGTCGGCCCCGGGTGCACGAGCCCGCGTACGACCCCGACCCGGACCACTATGTGACCTGGGACTACGCCCGGGGGTACGCCGACGGCGTGCACGACACCCTGTCCGAGGGCACCGAAGACGAACCGGGCGCCCCGACCGCCGCCAAGTGACACCGGCCGCGCCGCGCGGCCTCGCGGTGGGTGGCTCGCCGCCGTACCCCAGTGGGTCTTGCCGTGCTGCCGCGCCGCGCGTACGTCAGGCGACCAGGCCGGCCCGGAACCCCGCCGCCACCGCGTGTGCCCGGTCCCGGGCGCCAAGCTTGCGGAACAGCCGGCGGGCGTGCGTCTTGACGGTGTCCTCCGAGACGAACAGCTCCCGGCCGATCTCCGCGTTGCTCTTGCCCTCGGCCATGCCGAGTAGCACCTGAAGCTCACGCTCAGTGAGGCCGATCGACGCCCGACTGGGTCGGGTGTTCGGGGCGGGACGGCCCGGGTCCGACTGCGCCGCCGGCTCGCCGGTGCCCGCCTCCGCCTCGTCGTCACCGCGCTGCACCGGCACCGACGCCAGACCGGCCGGCCCGTCAGCGGTCGAGGCCGCCCAGCCGGGTTCACCAGAGCCACGCGGCGACGGCCCGGAACGACCGGAGCCACCCACCGCCGCGGCATCGCGGGCCGGATCGGTGATCCGCTGCCGGGAGGCTCGGCCGGGCGCGGTCAGCAGCAGGAGAGCCTTCGCCACCGCGCTGGTCAGGTCATGGTCGACGTTCTGGATCAACCCCCGGGCACCAGCGCTGATGGTGGCCGCCGCCGCCTCGGACTCCTCGGTGCCGAGCAGCAGCACCGCCGCCTGCGGCGCACGCGCCAACACCCGGCGGACGAAGCCGGCGCTGTCCGGCCGGGTGAGGGCCGTGTCGGCCAGCACCACGTCGGCCGGTCGCTCGGCCAGCCGCAGCATCACCTCGGGATCAGAGACGGCGGTACGAACGATCGCGGACAACCCCAGCCGCGCGGCAGCAGAAGTAAGGTGCTGGGCCGCGAGTGGTGTCCGAACGCACACAAGAACGGTACGCACTGTGGTCTCCTCTCCGCCAACGAGCAGACCATGACGCGGTCGGCTGGGGAGGGGGTTCCCGGCAATCCTTCGAACTTTTCCGACAGATGGGGCAAAAGCCGCAATTTCCCGGACGTTTTCGATCACAGACGTGTGAGTTGGCAACAGTGCGGGTACCGGGAGATCCAGGCCGGGAACGGTGCGCCTGCGCGGCCCGCCGCCCGGACGCCGGCCATAAGGATTCTCGCGGAGCCGCGCGGGAGGAGGGGTGCTGATGTCGAACGTACGTAGACTGCCCGGACCCATCGTCGATCTCTGGGACTGGCAGCGACTCGGTGCCTGCCGAGGACGCGACAGCGCCCAGTTCTTCCACCCTGACGGCGAGCGTGGGTCGTCCCGGTTGCGCCGCGAATCCGCCGCCAAGTCAGTCTGCCGCGCCTGCCCGGTACGCGCCGAGTGCGCAGCCCACGCACTGTCCGTACGCGAACCGTACGGCGTGTGGGGCGGCTTCAGCGAGTCGGAACGCCTGCGACTGCTCGCCGTCGGCTGGGAGGACCTGGCAGACCGCCGCCACGCCCGAGTCGACGTCGCCCGGCTGGAGGCCCGCCTGGGCCGGCCGCACAAGTCCACCGTCCCGGCCCAACGCAACGTCGCCTGACCTTCACCAGCCCCGGCCACCGCTGTACGCGCCGTTCGACTGCACGCGCCGTTCGACTGCACGCGCCGTTCGACTGCACGCGCCGTTCGACTGCACGCGCCGTTCGACGCGGAAGTCCTGATCGGCCGGGCGGACCCACATCCGCGAAACCGCGCCCCCACCTGGAGGCGCGGTTTCGCGCGTTCCATGCCAGCCGACGCAGGGCACCGCGCGCGGAGGTCCGCTCGGGTCGCCTGGTGGGCGGTTTGCCACATTTATCGCGAGTCCGACACGTCGAGCTGTGATCAAACTTCTTGATCGACTCGGGTTTCATGAAGTCGGGGTGTCCCGG contains these protein-coding regions:
- a CDS encoding GuaB3 family IMP dehydrogenase-related protein, with product MRDVVEIGLGKTAQRGYHLDDIAIVPSRRTRDVDDVSTSWQLDAYPFGIPCVGHPSDATMSPSSAVRLGQLGGLGVLNVEGLWTRYENPTKVLDELAGLDEDARATKRLQEVYAEPIRPDLIAERVRELRAGGGTVAVRVSPQHTLALAPVILDAGVDILVIQGTIVSAEHVSTTDEPLNLKEFIADLDLPVIVGGCTDYKTALHLMRTGAAGVIVGIGGDEWSTTESVLGIRVPMATAIADAAAARRDYLDETGGRYVHLIADGDIQTSGDIAKALGCGADAVMLGEPLSLCDEAPAGGAWWHSAASHPSLPRGAFEVSGEPLGSMEQLLFGPADEADGQLNLFGGLRRAMAKCGYRDLKEFQKVGLVLDR
- the guaB gene encoding IMP dehydrogenase → MEISPSTDLPAGVEHADLGGHLPELPAGSARVVPLGLTFDDVLLQPGESDVVPSRVNTRTKLTRNIELSIPLLSSAMDTVTEARMAIAMARQGGIGVLHRNLSLEDQALQVDLVKRSESGMITNPVTASPNDTLREVDELCGRYRISGVPVVDGDGQLVGIVTNRDMRFVSEPSTPVREIMTRTPLITAPVGVSKDDALALLRQHKVEKLPIVDDSGRLRGLITVKDFTKSEQYPDASKDDAGRLRVAAAIGVGEDAYKRARALVDAGVDVLIVDTAHGHQRAVLDMVRRLKADVTVDIMGGNVATYAGAKALVDAGADGVKVGVGPGAICTTRIVAGVGVPQVTAIMEAARAARPAGVPVIGDGGIQYSGDIAKALVAGADTVMLGSLLAGCEESPGELIFVNGKQFKTYRGMGSLGAMQSRGQAKSYSKDRYFQQDVLSDDKLVPEGVEGQVPYRGPLSRVAHQLVGGLRLAMGYAGAENIPDLHRRGQLIRITAAGLKESHPHDIQMTVEAPNYHTR
- a CDS encoding DUF5319 domain-containing protein, encoding MHDEPIDPFNGDPADPTAGLDDPGDDPTPDPLTDVERQDVLEDLADLEIYQALLAPIGVRGLVIECEDCREPHYFDWDLLRGNLRHLLNSGRPRVHEPAYDPDPDHYVTWDYARGYADGVHDTLSEGTEDEPGAPTAAK
- a CDS encoding helix-turn-helix transcriptional regulator, whose protein sequence is MRTVLVCVRTPLAAQHLTSAAARLGLSAIVRTAVSDPEVMLRLAERPADVVLADTALTRPDSAGFVRRVLARAPQAAVLLLGTEESEAAAATISAGARGLIQNVDHDLTSAVAKALLLLTAPGRASRQRITDPARDAAAVGGSGRSGPSPRGSGEPGWAASTADGPAGLASVPVQRGDDEAEAGTGEPAAQSDPGRPAPNTRPSRASIGLTERELQVLLGMAEGKSNAEIGRELFVSEDTVKTHARRLFRKLGARDRAHAVAAGFRAGLVA
- a CDS encoding WhiB family transcriptional regulator, with translation MSNVRRLPGPIVDLWDWQRLGACRGRDSAQFFHPDGERGSSRLRRESAAKSVCRACPVRAECAAHALSVREPYGVWGGFSESERLRLLAVGWEDLADRRHARVDVARLEARLGRPHKSTVPAQRNVA